In the Acetobacterium sp. KB-1 genome, CTGGAAATTGCTACCGGTACTTTTATCAGCAACAATCAGAATATCATCATTTGCGGGTTCACTGGCTCGGGAAAGTCGTATCTGGCTTGTTCCATTGGAAAAGAAGCCTGTAAACAGGGCATTCGCACCCGGTATATTCGCTTGCCCGACCTTCTGATGGAATACGGCGAAGCAAAGAACCAGCCGAATGGGCAAAGCAGGGAACTCAAAAAATATACGAACTATCCCTTATTGATCCTTGATGAATGGCTAATTACTGATCTTTCTGATGATGAACTCCATTTTCTTTTTGAACTGGTCGAACGCCGTTATGACAACGGTGCTACCATTTTCTGCACGCAGTATAAGATCGAGGAGTGGCATGCTCGTCTCGGTGGTGGTGTTCTGGCTGATTCTATTATGGATCGCATTATACATGGTGCTCACATTGTCAGCTCAGGCAGTATAAATATGCGTGATTTTGTATTAAACCTTTAATGAACCCATTTTAG is a window encoding:
- a CDS encoding ATP-binding protein, whose translation is MPKTGMPLIKLKQRVPPVLSVGHLTTAVTTMINDETRRKLREIQLEEMIQVIDRQAKDTIYATLSFDERMKMIVDYVYQEKHNKRVASLIKRARFRIPNAAIQDVFFAERHLDKDLILEIATGTFISNNQNIIICGFTGSGKSYLACSIGKEACKQGIRTRYIRLPDLLMEYGEAKNQPNGQSRELKKYTNYPLLILDEWLITDLSDDELHFLFELVERRYDNGATIFCTQYKIEEWHARLGGGVLADSIMDRIIHGAHIVSSGSINMRDFVLNL